The Anopheles gambiae chromosome 2, idAnoGambNW_F1_1, whole genome shotgun sequence genomic sequence ATTTATTCGTACGGAGTTCATTTTCGTTTATGCGCCCACTCCCAGTACACCCTACTGGACCTGGCTGAATGGGTAATGATAGTAATAAAACATTCACAGCAGCGAGACTGAACGCGAACAATCGCTCTTGTCCAAATACGTCACGCTTGACAAAACGGCACCGCCGCCGGCTTCATTCAGCCCAGTCATCTCGTTAAATTTGGCCGCCCATTGAACCCGACCGGTCGAGTGTGTTTGATTAGGCTAACAATCAGAAGTTTATATTATCTGTAATTCGGGCAAGTAATTTATAATTTCGACCAAAGGTTCTCCCAATGACACTCGCTTGTCGTTTGTTGCCGATTTCAACGTGATAAAACATACCCCTTggacattgttttgttttttatttgttttctttactgACTTATAATAGCGGTGTGTGCTGGACGTTATTATTAGTTACTAAACCATTTTCCATCATTCCATTCATACATTCATGAATCATAAAGAGTATCACTTTACCATATGCATGCTGGTGTACTTTTGTGCTATTGTCTATCGTGTTcaatgttgtgtgtttgtgtatgttcaGCAATGTAACAGGTAAGAGTATATGGTAAGAGTATATAGAGTAGGTTGTATAGGTAACGAAGCCTTCAAAgtatgtctttttttctgtgcaaACACTTACCTATAATTTTGCAATCGTTTTATTTGCCGTCTAGTTTCAAGTCAAAAAGCCACTTGAGCCGATGGCGATAGTGCGGACACACTCGAAAGTAAACCATCCTGCCAGAGTGTGGTGGTGTACCGTTCGCATTGAACGATTGTTACCTTGCGGGAATTGTTATCAGACCCGCAGCCAGCCGTATCAAGTAATGAGTTCACAGAGCGCTTCACAGTGCGGACTCTCTACTGTCAATAATCTAATACGTGTTTGGTAGTTTGTTTTCAGTCTTTGCCCACTGCTCGTGGCCACTTATCCATTCGTGTGCACACAggcccacaaacacacacgctgtGCGATGAACACGGTATGTTCTAGTTCATTGGTGTCTCGCCGTCGAGCGTGTATCTCGTGAGGAGAGGGTGTAAACATCACTCCAAAGTCCTTGAAATAGTCGAACGACGGCGGCACCCGTACACTTTCCACGTACATGCAGGCTACCGATACGTGTAGACTCAAATGTAGGGGATTAGTGGTGCGCCGCCGAGCACACGAGCAACAGAAAATAACTCTTTTCCATCGAGCCGTGGCCCGGTGGCCGGTGGCAGCTAAAGTGGGAAACTAGAGCGCGGTGCAAACTGGCCTGCGCCTAGAACCACACTATCCATTaacgagcgttttttttttttgcatttatgaTGCGACGATAGAGGAGGAGGCGGCATGGTGGTATGCGGAGAGTGTAGTATAAAACTGTACCGATGAGCTAGTTGTGTTGTAGCATTGCGAGCATTAAGGCCACCGCGGGGATTTCGTTGGTGGTGGCGTTTGGTAGAATGCTCTTTGCAAAGGCATGTCGTGTGACGTAATTCGCGAACCTAGCTCCCGCGAATGATGGCATGCTAATTAAGGGTCACTCCTTGTTTGCTACCCAGCGGCCCAGGAGACATCTAACAATATGCATAATTGTCGATGGAAAATAACATCCATATCAGTATaaaaatggtttcattttaAGTGTTCTATATTTTGTATCACTCCAATCTTCCTTTCTATCGTTTAATATATAAGTGTAACTGTAGTAACGGTGGTAGTGgtattagtagtagtattaTCAATGGTGTGTAGATAGGTGGTGCTGGAAAGCGTAAGTAGGGCGCATGGAATCTAGCTCCATCGCTGCCACTTCTTCCCCGGATCTGCTTGACTCGTTAACGCCTTTCTACCGTATGAACTTGATTGACACACCCGGTATCTTATCGATCTTACGAGCAACTATCTGTGGAGGGTTATCGTGCGCTAATGATGCTTGTCGCCGGATGGTAACGACTGTGCGGAACCACTTCGCACACCGTCAGTCCGGGACCAGCGTTCGATCGGTCAGGAATATCACTGGTACCGTTCAGCATCAGCGCACACCATTTACCCTTTAGACCAGTGTTGTGGACCGAtcgaaattatttaaaaaaatcagtgTGTTAGTAAATGAACGTTCCGTGctaatatttgtttttccacCTTTTTCCCTGTTTCTCTTTACCCAACCGGTTCACCCAACAGTCAAGACGCAAAATGccgccaaaaaagaaaactgatttAGATGATCTGAAGCAGGAGCTTGACATCGATTACCACAAGATCACACCGGAGGAACTGTACCAGCGACTACAGACACATCCGGAAAATGTAAGTATATTGAACcaatacaggggtttccagtGGGTTCTCATACTTGTGGGACAGTTTCATGACTCTTTGTTACAGGAAATGAACTTTATGTGCAAGGAATTGAACTCTATATCATCTTTTTTGGACAATTCCAATAGGATTTCTCAAtaagcctgtccaaaaagggtgcaatAGATTCCAATTCCCATCCTATTATAAAGTTCATTTCCACTAAGAACTAAGAATCAAATAAGTATCCCACAGCAATGAGAACCCTTGAAAAACCTTGTAAGAGTGTTTAGGACATGGTATCGGACATGTactaaaaaagcaaacaagtgCAATTATAATCGGCTGTATAGGTTAGCCACTTTCATGCTTTAATTGAATGTCGAATGACGATACATAATACGCTAAAAGACGACAAATATATATAATAGGACTGAAATTGTTCCGACAGTTTCTAGAAAATATTGTATACAAACGGCATATAAAATTTACCTTGAAGCTGAATTACGTCTGCTGTGTATAAAGCACCTTATCTCCAGCATACCGAACCACTGCTGTGTTCCATCGATCTTAACCGTCATACCTATCTCAAATCTATCCGGTGTTTGATAGGGACCAAGTTTCACCTGGTTAATGGCAGTAAGAATCCTTTTCAACCGGCCGAAAGCGGAAACAAACTAGATTATCTCGGAAATTGCAGTAAAATCTCAATATGTGTTGTCACTGGGCCCACTCGGTACGTGTGAAACCGTTGGGGAAGAAGGCGCCCAAGATACACTGATGTCATTTAGATAACGGCCTGTTGCATTAAACATCCGCTTTACAACGAGCGGTGACTATCATTATCGTGTACTAGATAGGAAGAAGATACTTCTCCGGTCGACCGTGATTGCTGTAGTAACCAAGCGACGTTAAATCTGCTGATTATAATTGCATTAGTACTTTTTAACCAGAAAATTACGCTGAAACgcaatgtttatttatttattgttttactgtttCTTCATCTCTAATCTGCTTTCATTTGATACCTTTTTTGCAATAGGGTCTGAGTCACGCAAAAGCCAAGGAGAATTTGGAACGCGATGGACCAAACGCCCTGACCCCACCCAAACAGACGCCCGAATGGGTCAAGTTCTGTAAGAATCTCTTCGGCGGTTTCGCTCTGCTCCTGTGGATCGGTGCCATCCTGTGTTTCATCGCTTACTCGATCCAGGCCAGTACCGTCGAGGAACCGGCCGACGATAACCTGTATCTCGGAATCGTGCTGGCCGCTGTCGTGATAGTTACCGGCATCTTCTCATACTACCAGGTTCGTATGGAATGGTGATGAATAGCTGTGCCCTCTGTGTTCCACGGTTGTTCTTACCTTATTTTGCATCTATTACAGGAATCGAAAAGTTCGAAAATCATGGAATCGTTCAAGAACATGGTACCCCAGTTCGCTACCGTTCTGCGCGAGGGTGAGAAGCTGACGCTGCGCGCCGAAGATCTGGTCATCGGTGACGTCGTAGAGGTCAAGTTCGGCGACAGGATACCGGCTGATATTCGCATCATCGAAGCGCGTAACTTCAAGGTAAAATCGTTGCACAATAGCTACCGCCGGCAGTCAGCACATAAAGGTCACACGACGGTTGGATGTCGGCTTTCAGGCCCCATTCGAAACGCGATGACCATGAGAGGCCGTCGCGAGTTTCGGTGCGATGAAGTAACATGACAGGCTGCGGGTGAACTTATCTATCCGacgagtcgcgttcgttaataatgaaatttaattccTTTGAATTGAGGCCATTTTTCGTGAAGGATGGGAAGTTAGGAAGAACAAGTGAATGTGTATTTGCCCTCGGTACAAACGaacgagagtgagagagtgagagagacatAGTGAGTAAGAATGGAAAGGGTACAGCACACGCGGAAGCGGCGGCGAGGAGGTTAGTTGTTCAATTGCGGCATTCGCGAAACGTTCCAATCATGCTAGGAAACTATGTGGAGCACAAAATAATTGAAGCGATGCTCTCGACAACACCGCGCGGTAGGGTAGGAACGAAGCTGCCACTGTTGGGACAGTGCTGTGTGCGTGCCTAACAAATCGAGGGGGTAAGGGTGGAAGTCattgtgttgttgtggcaGCAAACCCCGATTGTCGGGTTTTATGATGATTCGTTTTGATTGGTTTCACCGCGGTTTCGTCACCTCGCCCAGCCTTTCTGTTTGATGTATCGCACATGCGAGCATGGTCAATCCAATCCGTTGAATGAATGAAGAGCACACACCGAATCGTGCATAGCGAAACGAGTTGATTGTGCAACGGACGCACATACTCACTGCGACCCCACGGTTTGGCTGTACGCTGGTTTGCATTGAGGCAGGATCCAGCTGGTTAATGCTAGTGAAGAGGGATGTTAGctattgcaaaaacaaaatggaaagaaatgaTGTGCGCTGAATGTTTATTTGCACTGGTAGCAATTGCAGCACGGGAAATCATATGAAACGAGAGaaaatattgcttttttatatgaaacGGACAGCACCATGCACAGTTCGAATAGATGGAATAATAGTAGATAGAGAGTTTCTGGTTCTGGATTGGTGACCTTGTGCTGACCCATATTACATTACCTCCCGCAGCAGTGTAAGAGCAATACTAATGTGCccttttatttccaattcCATGCATCGCTCAGGTGGACAACTCTTCCCTGACTGGTGAATCCGAGCCGCAGTCCCGTGGACCCGATTTCACCCATGAAAACCCGCTGGAAACCAAGAATTTGGCCTTCTTCTCGACCAACGCCGTGGAAGGAACTGCTAAGGGTGTTGTCATCAGCTGCGGTGATTTCACCGTCATGGGACGTATTGCTGGTTTGGCCTCGGGTCTGGACACTGGAGAGACTCCAATCGCTAAGGAAATTCACCATTTCATTCATCTGATCACGGGTGTCGCTGTGTTCCTCGGTGTGACCTTCTTCGTCATCGCGTTCATCCTCGGATATCACTGGCTGGATGCTGTCATCTTCCTGATCGGTATCATTGTCGCCAACGTGCCGGAGGGTCTGCTGGCCACCGTCACCGTGTGTCTGACGCTCACTGCCAAACGTATGGCCTCGAAGAACTGTCTGGTCAAGAATCTGGAAGCCGTCGAGACGCTCGGCTCGACCTCCACCATCTGCTCGGATAAGACCGGTACGCTGACGCAGAACCGCATGACTGTCGCGCATATGTGGTTCGACAACCAGATCATCGAAGCCGATACCACTGAGGATCAGAGCGGCGTGCAGTACGACCGCACCAGCCCCGGTTTCAAGGCTCTGTCGCGCATCGCTTCGCTCTGCAACCGTGCCGAATTCAAGGGCGGCCAGGATGGTGTTCCAATTCTGAAGAAGGAAGTTAGCGGCGATGCCTCGGAAGCTGCTCTGCTCAAGTGTATGGAACTGGCCCTCGGCGACGTGTTGAGCATCCGCAAGCGCAACAAGAAGGTGTGCGAAATTCCGTTCAACTCCACCAACAAGTACCAGGTGTCGATCCACGAGACGGAGGATCCCAGCGATCCGCGCTACCTGCTGGTCATGAAGGGTGCCCCGGAGCGTATCTTGGAGCGCTGCTCGACCATCTTCATCAACGGCAAGGAGAAGCTGATGGACGAAGAGATGAAGGAAGCGTTCAACAATGCCTACCTGGAGCTGGGCGGTCTCGGCGAGCGTGTGCTCGGATTCTGCGACTTCATGCTGCCTTCGGACAAGTACCCGGTCGGCTTCAAGTTCAACTCGGACGACGTGAACTTCCAGGTCGATAATCTGCGCTTCGTCGGTCTCATGTCCATGATTGATCCGCCTCGTGCCGCTGTCCCGGATGCCGTGGCCAAGTGCCGTTCGGCCGGTATCAAGGTTATCATGGTTACTGGTGATCACCCGATCACGGCCAAGGCTATCGCCAAGTCGGTCGGTATCATCTCGGAGGGCAAC encodes the following:
- the LOC1273109 gene encoding sodium/potassium-transporting ATPase subunit alpha isoform X9, producing MPPKKKTDLDDLKQELDIDYHKITPEELYQRLQTHPENGLSHAKAKENLERDGPNALTPPKQTPEWVKFCKNLFGGFALLLWIGAILCFIAYSIQASTVEEPADDNLYLGIVLAAVVIVTGIFSYYQESKSSKIMESFKNMVPQFATVLREGEKLTLRAEDLVIGDVVEVKFGDRIPADIRIIEARNFKVDNSSLTGESEPQSRGPDFTHENPLETKNLAFFSTNAVEGTAKGVVISCGDFTVMGRIAGLASGLDTGETPIAKEIHHFIHLITGVAVFLGVTFFVIAFILGYHWLDAVIFLIGIIVANVPEGLLATVTVCLTLTAKRMASKNCLVKNLEAVETLGSTSTICSDKTGTLTQNRMTVAHMWFDNQIIEADTTEDQSGVQYDRTSPGFKALSRIASLCNRAEFKGGQDGVPILKKEVSGDASEAALLKCMELALGDVLSIRKRNKKVCEIPFNSTNKYQVSIHETEDPSDPRYLLVMKGAPERILERCSTIFINGKEKLMDEEMKEAFNNAYLELGGLGERVLGFCDFMLPSDKYPVGFKFNSDDVNFQVDNLRFVGLMSMIDPPRAAVPDAVAKCRSAGIKVIMVTGDHPITAKAIAKSVGIISEGNETVEDIAQRLNIPVSEVNPREAKAAVVHGSELRDLSSDQLDEILRYHTEIVFARTSPQQKLIIVEGCQRMGAIVAVTGDGVNDSPALKKADIGVAMGIAGSDVSKQAADMILLDDNFASIVTGVEEGRLIFDNLKKSIAYTLTSNIPEISPFLAFILCDIPLPLGTVTILCIDLGTDMVPAISLAYEAPESDIMKRRPRDPYRDNLVNRRLISMAYGQIGMIQAAAGFFVYFVIMAENGFLPLKLFGLRKSWDSKAINDLTDSYGQEWTYRDRKTLEFTCHTAFFVSIVVVQWADLIICKTRRNSIFHQGMRNWALNFGLVFETVLAAILSYTPGMDKGLRMYPLKFVWWLPALPFSLSIFVYDEIRRFYLRRNPGGWLEQETYY
- the LOC1273109 gene encoding sodium/potassium-transporting ATPase subunit alpha isoform X10, whose protein sequence is MPPKKKTDLDDLKQELDIDYHKITPEELYQRLQTHPENGLSHAKAKENLERDGPNALTPPKQTPEWVKFCKNLFGGFALLLWIGAILCFIAYSIQASTVEEPADDNLYLGIVLAAVVIVTGIFSYYQESKSSKIMESFKNMVPQFATVLREGEKLTLRAEDLVIGDVVEVKFGDRIPADIRIIEARNFKVDNSSLTGESEPQSRGPDFTHENPLETKNLAFFSTNAVEGTAKGVVISCGDFTVMGRIAGLASGLDTGETPIAKEIHHFIHLITGVAVFLGVTFFVIAFILGYHWLDAVIFLIGIIVANVPEGLLATVTVCLTLTAKRMASKNCLVKNLEAVETLGSTSTICSDKTGTLTQNRMTVAHMWFDNQIIEADTTEDQSGVQYDRTSPGFKALSRIASLCNRAEFKGGQDGVPILKKEVSGDASEAALLKCMELALGDVLSIRKRNKKVCEIPFNSTNKYQVSIHETEDPSDPRYLLVMKGAPERILERCSTIFINGKEKLMDEEMKEAFNNAYLELGGLGERVLGFCDFMLPSDKYPVGFKFNSDDVNFQVDNLRFVGLMSMIDPPRAAVPDAVAKCRSAGIKVIMVTGDHPITAKAIAKSVGIISEGNETVEDIAQRLNIPVSEVNPREAKAAVVHGSELRDLSSDQLDEILRYHTEIVFARTSPQQKLIIVEGCQRMGAIVAVTGDGVNDSPALKKADIGVAMGIAGSDVSKQAADMILLDDNFASIVTGVEEGRLIFDNLKKSIAYTLTSNIPEISPFLAFILCDIPLPLGTVTILCIDLGTDMVPAISLAYEHAESDIMKRPPRDPFNDKLVNERLISMAYGQIGMIQAAAGFFVYFVIMAENGFLPLKLFGLRKSWDSKAINDLTDSYGQEWTYRDRKTLEFTCHTAFFVSIVVVQWADLIICKTRRNSIFHQGMRNWALNFGLVFETVLAAILSYTPGMDKGLRMYPLKFVWWLPALPFSLSIFVYDEIRRFYLRRNPGGWLEQETYY